In the genome of Thermococcus stetteri, the window CTTCTCTTCCTTTATCTCCTCCGGCACCCACCACGCGTCCTTCTCCTTGAGGTTATAAACCAGGGCAACTGTCCCGGCGATTTTTCCTCCCTCATCCCTGAGAACGTAGAGTTCATCGAATTCCTCACTAAGACGGAACTCCAAGAAGGGTTCATAGACTTTTTTAAAGCCCTCAAAATCATCGGGAGAGGGCTTATTTTCCACCCATTCAAGGGCCGGATACGCCCCACCGGTTGACTGGTAGACCCTGAAGACGAATCTCACCAGCTTGTCCTTAAGGGAGAGCGGGTTTTCGACCCTTTCAACTCTCATCCTACCACCCCCTCAATTTCCGCGGTACCTTAAAAGAGGTTTTTGGTTCGAGAGAAAAGCTTAAATATTGGGAAAGCCTAACTAATTTGGTGGTGATAATGAACTACCTGGAGATAATTGTGCTCGATGAGAGCGGTGAGGAGAGGCCTTTGAAGGACTTTGTCCTTGGAAAGTGGACCGTCCTCTACTTCTATCCAAAGGACAACACGCCAGGATGCACCACAGAGGCCAAGGAGTTCAGCGAGCTTATTGAGGAGTTTGAAAGGCTCGGTGTCCAGGTCATCGGAGTCTCGCGCGACTCCCCACGGAGCCACCAGCGCTTCAAGGAGAAGCACGGCCTTAAGGTCAAGCTCCTGAGCGATCCTAACGCGGATCTCCACAGGGCACTCGGAGCGTGGGGCAAGAAAAAGAGATATGGGAAGGAGTACGAGGGAGCGATAAGGAGCACGTTCATCCTCAATCCGGAAGGTGAGATTGTCTGGAAGAAGATAAACGTGAGGGCGAAAGGGCACGCGAAAGAAGTGCTTGAAGAGATCAAAAAGTTAATATCTCCAGAAAACCAAATTTAAACGGGTGATAGGATGAAAGAAATCAATGCTCTCGCACTCGCTTTGGAGGTTGAAAAAGCGGAGCTAAGATTTTACATAGAGATGGCCAAAAAGGCAAGGGATGAGAGGGCAAAAAAGATGTTCCTCTTTTTGGCGGGGGAAGAGGCTGAACACTGGGATGTTTTTGAGAAGAAGTTTGTAGAAAAGCTCCTTCAAAAACCAGAAATGCCTCAGGTTGACGAGGAACTTTTGGAAAAGCTTACTCCGAAGTATGAGGGAGAGCTTAGCGAGGTTAAAGCTGTAGAACTGGGGATGGAGCAGGAAAAGCTTACGTGGGAGTTCTATGAAAAAGCAGCGGAAGGAGCTGAGGATGAAAACGTTAGGAAAATCTTTAACGAGCTGGCAAAAGTTGAAAAGGCACACTATGAGCTTTTGAAGGCACAGTACGACTCCCTCATGAAGACGGGCATATGGATGGATTATCAGGACTTTAGCCTTGAGGTTGATTGAAGAGGTTCATCCGCCCTTAATTAGAACGTTAACAAGCTTTACTTCTTTTCTTAGCTTTTCTTTAATCAGTTCGATAATCTCCGGATCGGTAAGATCGACTATTTCACCATTTTCAATCAAATTCACATGAGGTTCTGTGTTGATCTCAACCCTCGTTTCCCCCTCAACGGAAAAAACCTCTATGAGGCCGAGTTCTTTCAAAGCCATGACATTAGAGTACAAGGTAGAGAAGCTCATAGTAGGGAACTCTTCTTTGATTTTTTTGAAAACTTCGCTGAGGGAAGGATGAGAAGGACCTAATTCGTCTATTATCTCAAGTAGCTTAAGTCTCTGGGGAGTAAGCTTGTAACCCTTTTCCCTTAGCACTCCAACAGCTTTTTTATTCCACATGTTTTTGAGTATGCACTGCACTTTATAAGCTTTCCTAATTAGAAATTATTTCTGAATAGAAAAATTTATTAAGAAGAAATACATACTAAAATTGGTGAAACCTATGTCGGAACACAACAGGAGACTAATCGAAAGGGCAGGAATAGATGTAGATAAATTGCTAGAACTTCTCGTTAAAGCGGCTGCGGCAGAGTTCACAACGTATTACTAATACACCATACTTAGAAACCATGCAACAGGTCTAGAAGGAGAAGCCATTAAGGAGATAATTGAAGATGCAAGGCTTGAAGATAGAAACCATTTTGAAGCCCTTGTACCAAGGATATACGAGCTTGGAGGAAATCTGCCAAAAGACATTAGAGAGTTTGCCGATCTAGCCTCTTGTAGAGATGCCTATCTGCCAGAAGAGCCTACCATCGAAAACCTTCTAAAGGTTCTTCTTGAAGCTGAAAGATGTGCCGTTGGTGTTTATACAGAGATATGCAACTACACACTCGGAAAGGATCCAAGAACCTATGACCTTGCACTTGCTATCCTGCATGAGGAAATAGAGCACGAGGCATGGTTTGAGGAGCTCTTAACCGGAAAGCCGAGCGGCCACTTCAGGAGGAACAGACCGGGGGAAAGCCCCTACGTCTCGAAGTTTCTGGTGTGAAGGTTTATAACCTCCAGTGCAGATAGTCCTGTGGTGATACCATGCTTGCGAAATACCCCTTTGAGCTCCCGAGGGACAGGCCCCTCACGAAGACCGAAATAGCCCAGGCACTCCGCTGGGCCATCGAGGCCGAGCTCGATGCCATAAACATCTACGAGCAGCTTGCTGCTGGAATAGAGGATGAGAGGATAAAGCACATCTTCCTTGACGTGGCCAACGAGGAGAAGGAGCACTTCGGAGAGTTCCTCGCGGCCCTCTTTGAGGTTGACGAGGAGCTTGCCAGATACCTCAAGAACGGCTTCAAGGAAGTCGAGGAGGAGACGGGAATAAAGGTCGAGCTCTGACTTTTCCATGTATCCCGTTTTTCCTCTAATTCTGTTTGTTCTACCTCCGATGTTCTTGCTAGGGTTATGAAAAACGTTATTAAGGTTTGATGTCCATATTTTTCTGGTGATGTCTATGTCTGAACCACTTGTTAAACACGCCTACGAGACTGAAAAGAAGGCCGCTTCCAGCTACACCGACGGCCTGGGAAAGCTGAGGGGGCAGGGGCTGCGATACACCAAGGTTGAGGAGGTCGTCGGCAGGATAGCCGTTGACACCATAATTCATAAGCACCTCATGGAGGCCATCCTCAACGCCCAGAAGGAGCTTGAGAAGCTCGCCGGTGAGGGACCGGTTGAAGAAGTTAAGGACGTCGAGCTCTCACCCGAGCAGAAGGCCCTCGTGAAGCGCTTCGCCGAGATGCACCTTGAGATAGAGAAGGACATGATTGAAACCTACCAGAAGATGGCCGAGAAGATGACGCACCCGCTTTTCAAGGGAATTGCGGAGGCGCTCGTAAAGAACGAGCAGGAGCACCACAGGCTTCTGGCGGAGCTCATAGCCAGGTACAAGGAGTGAACTCAACAGGACTTCTCTTCCTCTTCCAGCCCTTTAAGTATTTCAAACTCCCCCCTTAGCCGCTCGTAGTGGGCCTTCTCCACCGCCGCGAGGCTCAGGTAGACTTTTTTGAGCTCCTCTCTGTTCTCCTCCTCGGCGAGGTGCTCGTATATCTTCTTTGCCAGCAGTTCGCTCTCCATCGCAAGTTTAAGCACCTCAAAAACGTCCTCGGCCCTTTCGAATTTATCCAGGAGCGGTGCAACTTCGATTGGTGGGATATCAGGTGGAATGGGCTCTTCCCCGTAATTACAGAGGAATATCCTTCTGAGCGTGTCCCCGTGCTCCTTTGACTCCTTTGAGAGGCAGATGAAGGTCTCTATGAGGGATTCTGAAAGACCGAGTTCTTTTGCCCTCCGGGCCAGCTCTATGTACATATCACTCTCATCGTACTCCCCCTTGATCCAGTAAGCCAGAAGTGACTTTTCGTCCAGCTTTTTGAGTTCGTGCATTATCGACTCAAGGTCGTCAGGGTTGAAGGCTCCACTCCCCAATGATACCACCTTTGAGAGTTCGTTTCTTCTGACTTTAACTTTTTCGTTTCCGTTCGAAGAACTGACTAACAATGCTTTAAGTTTGGAAAGGGATATAATCCCCAACAACGTATAATGGAGGGGTGATACCATGGTCGTCCTCGATAAGTCGCTCCCCTACGTGGGAGTTACCCCGATGCAGGTGATAACCGCTGTAGCAATACTTATAGTGGGCTACATCGTGGCAAAGGTCATCACGGCCTCCTTTAAGAGGGGCCTCAGAAAGACAAAGCTCCCGGAGCTCGTCGTCGAGTTCCTCGGAAGGTTTCTCAGCGCCCTCATCTACGTGGCAGTGCTACTGCTCGCGGTGAGGGCCTTAGGCATTGAGGTTGGCTCGGTTGTGCTCGGCCTGTCAGCAGTTATAGGCTTAATCCTGGGCTTTGGCATGCAGGATACGCTAACGAACCTCGCAGCTGGCGTGTGGATAGCCGCTCTAAGGCCGATTGACATGGGTGAGGTCGTTGAGGTAGCGGGAAAGACCGGAACAGTTAGGGCCATGGGCATAATGAGCACCGAACTTCTAACCCCTGACAACGTCCTCATAACGATCCCCAACAAGCTCGTGTGGGGCAACGTGATAACCAACTACACCAGGATGCCCACGAGGAGGGTTGACGTCAACGTCGGCGTCGCTTATGGAACTGACCTCGATAGGGCGATAAAGATCTCCATGGATCTCATGCAGAACCACCAGAAGGTTCTCAAAGACCCGGCTCCGAGTGTTGTGATAACTGGGCTTGCGGACTCGTCAATAAACCTCCAGATGAGGGCGTGGGTTAAAACAGAGGATTTCGGGGGGGTCAAAGGCGACCTGACCAAAGGCATCTACGAGGCCTACATGAAGGAGGGCATCGAGATACCGTTCCCGCAGCTGGACGTCCACATCAAGGAGATGCCGAAGTGAGGTTTCTCCTTTCCCATTTCTCCGCTCCGCCTTCGGCCTGGAAGAACATGGGGTTTGGCTCGATTTCCCTCTCTTCCTTTAGCGCCCCTCTTCTGAAGCTTTTCGAGGAGGTGATGAAGGGTACTCCAGCTGGGCCCCCCGTCGCGGGAATCCTCTCCTCGAGCTCCAGAGCCTCTACCCAGGGTCAAAGCGGTAGCCCTTCCTCCGCGACCCCTTCCACACCTCGTAGAGGTAGGCGTTTATCGCTCTCAGGGGCTCGGAATGGTTTTGAAGCCCATGAGCTGAATAATTCTTGTAGCCCTCGTCTTTCCCTCGAGCACCTTCTTGGCGAGCAAGCCCTCCCTCCATAGGGCGACGAGGCCTTTGGAGTCGAGGTATTTAGGGTGGAGGGACCGGAGGCGCGTAAAATCACCTCCAGAGGTAGGGCAGGATGCTATAACCGGTCCATAGGAGCGGACCGATGTTGAGGAGCAGGTGGGGTATGAACGTGAACACCATCTGCCCCGACTTGCGCCACACGATTATATGGAGATAGCCCGAGATCGTGGTGAGGAGCACGAAGATCACTCCAAAGAAGCTTTCAGGATCGGCAATATGCAAGAACTTCGTCCAGAACAGGGTGTGTATGGCCCCAACGTAGGCCGAGAAGAGCAGAAGGCCGATTAGCCTGTAGGAGAGCTTCGGCTTTTCCGGGTAGAGATCCCACGAGTCGAATATGTAGAGCCAGAGGAGCTGTTCGCTTGAGGCATTGGCGGGCGCCCACAGGAGGGCAGTTAGGAGGACGCCGAGCATATCGGGGGTTTCCACCTTTATTGGTGCCATGTGGGCGAACGAAAGAGCGAAGAGGATCACCACAACGTTCGCGTAGAACCATACGGGCGGCTTCTCCGGGAGGGGCGTTCCGTAGCCGGTGAGGCCCCTCCTGAGCTTCGAAAGTCCCCAAGCTAAGGAGTAGTAGAGCGCTATCGGTATCAAAGCACCCTTTACGCCGTAGAGCCAGCCCGCTATGGGAGGAAAAACTAAGGCCACAGCTGTCGCGATGATGAGATCAACTCTGGACGACCTCCAGGTAGTTGGATCGTAGGTTTGAGCACTCATTTCACCACCCCTCCTTGTAGGATGGATCGGCGATTGCCCCAAGGGTCTAAATCACTTTTCCCCACCAAAAAGGAACTCCACGAGAGCCTTCTCCCTGAATAGCCTCTTTCTAAACTCCATTATCGGCAGGTCTCCCTGAACTAAGAGGTCCTTCCTTATATCTCCCTCCTGGGTCTCCACCACCCTCCTGTCCTGGTGGAAGACCACCTTGTTGAAGGGCATGGAGATTTTTGCTATGAGCCCATCGAGGGCCCTTATCCCGGTGAGCCTCATGTAAAAGCGGAGGTAGATCATCGTTTTGTCCCTGTCAACGGGCGCGAAAAACGCCACCACCCTCGTCCCATCGCTTATGTGATTCTGCCAGACGTTTGGGAATATGAACTCAAGATAGACCCTCGACTCCTCGGGGTTCAGCTCTTCCGGCTTTTTGACCCTCTGGTCCCTGTCCTCTTCGTTAAAGACGTAGAAAAAGAAGCTGTCCTCGTCGACCCACTTAACCACGGGGCCGTGGACGAGCGTCCTGTTCCCTCTCCCTATGGTCGTTCTATGAACGAAAGGGAGGTGCATAACGTCGAGCTGGTTCTCAACGGCCCGCGGGAATGGAATCCTCCAGAGCTCCCGGAACTCGGCGTAGGCGAACCCCTCATCTATGTCGTCGAAGAACCTCGGCTCACCCCTCGGCTCTCCATCTCCAAACCAGAGCCACATCATGCCGGCTTTTTCGGCAACGTGGTGGGTCTTGACCCTGAACTTTTCGGGAACTTTGTAGTTCCTTCCGAGCGCCGGGATGAGCCTTACCCTTCCCTCTCCGTCGTACTCAAAGCCGTGGAAGGGGCACTGGATTCTATCCCCAACCACCTTTCCTGCAGAAAGCCTCGCCCTCCTGTGCACGCAGAAGTCCTCAAGAACATGAACTTTCCCTTTGCTGTCCCTCCAGAAAACCATGTCTTTACCGAGCCTTCTAACACCGACGGGCTTTTTCCCAACTTCCTTTGACGAGAGGACCGCGAACCACATGCTATCACCTTGGAATAAGCAAAAATCCCAAAATTCAAAAATAAAACCTCAAGGCTGGAGAGTTCCAGCGTAGACCTGCCACACGAGTATGGTCTTCGAGACGAGGCTCAGTATTATGTATACCTTCTCGCCGTGGAGATAGTCCGCCCATTTGCCCCACTTCTTGTACTGGAGTACCATGTTGAGCGGGAAGAGGTTGAAGAACACCGCTATGCTGACGAATATCCATATCACGAAGCCCGGCGGGTTTGAGCGGAGAATTGTCATGAATATCACTACCCACGGCATTATCCCCGTGAAGGAACCGAAGATGAAGGGACTCCAGTTAACCTTCTCGGTGTACTGGTTGAGGAGCTCCATGAGGTAGCCGAAGAATATCATGGCCGCGTTGATTGAGAAGATGAGAATCAAAGCTCCTATGTCCGAGATGCCGACGAGGAGGGCTATGATGACCACCATGATTGAGGAGGTCACCGAGTACTCGGCCCAGCGGTAGGGGTTGATGCCCTTCGAGAGGTTCCTCATGTAGGAATCAAAGAGCACCGTTGAAACCGCGAGATGGGCCAAAGCCGTTAGGAACGGGAAGAGGGCTATGAGATACACCAGCTTGACCTCAAAGAGGTTCTCCGTTACCGTTAGAAGGTTCCTAGTGGCCTCGTCAAACTTAAGGTAGTTTCGGGTTACGGTAACGGCGAAATCGCTGGAAAGCAGGAGTATGAGGACACCCTGTATCAGGTGGAACACTCCCGCTATCATGTTGAGCCTTTTCAGCGACCTAAACCTGTCATCCATGTACATCACCTAACTATCCTGCACACAATGGTGTATTTATAGTTTTTCCAGCTTATCACTCCGCGTAGATCATCTTGACCGTCATTCCGCCGTCAACGACGAAGTTAACGCCCGTTATAAAGCCGGCCTTTTCATTATCGGCCAAAAAAGCACATATGTGGGCTATGTCCATTGGCTCTCCAACCCTTCCAGCCGGATGCTGCTCGTGGTCTATGGGTCTAAGATTTGGCTCGGAGCGCAGTTTTGACTTCTTCCAGCGCGACGTCTCTATCCAGCCCGGGCTTACGGCCACCACCCTGATCCGGTACTTCGCGAGGCTTATAGCTAAGGAGTGCGTTAATGCCAGAAGGCCGCCTTTGGAAGCGGAATATGGCTCCGTGTCCGGCTCGGACATTAAAGCCCTTGTGCTCGCGATGTTGATGATAACTCCCCCTCCGCGCTTTATCATCTCCTCTGCTGCATAGCGCGAGCATATGTATGGCCCGGTAAGGTTCACCCTTATTACCCTCTCCCACTCTTCGAGCGTTCTTTCAAAAATGCTCTTGACGGACATTATCGCTGCATTGTTGACGAGTATGTCAACTCCCCCGTAGAGCTCGACGGTTTTTTTGATCATGTTCTTTACCGACTCCTCGTCGGCAACATCTGTCTTTATGAAGGTCACCTCAAGGCCCCTCCCGCGGAGCATTGCCTCCCTTTCCTTTCCGGCTTCTTCGTCTATCTCCGCTATCACCACTTTCGCCCCGTTTTCGGCGAAAAGCTGGGCTATTGCCGCGCCGATGCCCTGCCCTCCACCTGTAACGATTGCAACTTTATCCCCAAGGTTGTAGGTTGTCATTACAAATCACCTCCCAGCGTTTAAACACCAAGACTGACCAGAAATTCCTCCGCTATGTCCTCTTCCTTCTTTCCTCCGAAGTCAAGCATGT includes:
- a CDS encoding ferritin family protein, producing the protein MLAKYPFELPRDRPLTKTEIAQALRWAIEAELDAINIYEQLAAGIEDERIKHIFLDVANEEKEHFGEFLAALFEVDEELARYLKNGFKEVEEETGIKVEL
- a CDS encoding pyrimidine dimer DNA glycosylase/endonuclease V; translated protein: MASCPTSGGDFTRLRSLHPKYLDSKGLVALWREGLLAKKVLEGKTRATRIIQLMGFKTIPSP
- a CDS encoding aromatic ring-hydroxylating oxygenase subunit alpha, whose product is MWFAVLSSKEVGKKPVGVRRLGKDMVFWRDSKGKVHVLEDFCVHRRARLSAGKVVGDRIQCPFHGFEYDGEGRVRLIPALGRNYKVPEKFRVKTHHVAEKAGMMWLWFGDGEPRGEPRFFDDIDEGFAYAEFRELWRIPFPRAVENQLDVMHLPFVHRTTIGRGNRTLVHGPVVKWVDEDSFFFYVFNEEDRDQRVKKPEELNPEESRVYLEFIFPNVWQNHISDGTRVVAFFAPVDRDKTMIYLRFYMRLTGIRALDGLIAKISMPFNKVVFHQDRRVVETQEGDIRKDLLVQGDLPIMEFRKRLFREKALVEFLFGGEK
- a CDS encoding mechanosensitive ion channel family protein, encoding MVVLDKSLPYVGVTPMQVITAVAILIVGYIVAKVITASFKRGLRKTKLPELVVEFLGRFLSALIYVAVLLLAVRALGIEVGSVVLGLSAVIGLILGFGMQDTLTNLAAGVWIAALRPIDMGEVVEVAGKTGTVRAMGIMSTELLTPDNVLITIPNKLVWGNVITNYTRMPTRRVDVNVGVAYGTDLDRAIKISMDLMQNHQKVLKDPAPSVVITGLADSSINLQMRAWVKTEDFGGVKGDLTKGIYEAYMKEGIEIPFPQLDVHIKEMPK
- a CDS encoding GNAT family N-acetyltransferase; protein product: MRVERVENPLSLKDKLVRFVFRVYQSTGGAYPALEWVENKPSPDDFEGFKKVYEPFLEFRLSEEFDELYVLRDEGGKIAGTVALVYNLKEKDAWWVPEEIKEEKTGLIEFFMVHPDYRGRGYGSKLLDFAIERLKNLGKEPYIITFPNLEAYSYYLRRGFIKVMDYREFVVLKHRGR
- a CDS encoding ferritin family protein, which translates into the protein MKEINALALALEVEKAELRFYIEMAKKARDERAKKMFLFLAGEEAEHWDVFEKKFVEKLLQKPEMPQVDEELLEKLTPKYEGELSEVKAVELGMEQEKLTWEFYEKAAEGAEDENVRKIFNELAKVEKAHYELLKAQYDSLMKTGIWMDYQDFSLEVD
- a CDS encoding peroxiredoxin, whose product is MNYLEIIVLDESGEERPLKDFVLGKWTVLYFYPKDNTPGCTTEAKEFSELIEEFERLGVQVIGVSRDSPRSHQRFKEKHGLKVKLLSDPNADLHRALGAWGKKKRYGKEYEGAIRSTFILNPEGEIVWKKINVRAKGHAKEVLEEIKKLISPENQI
- a CDS encoding ferritin-like domain-containing protein: MVSLGSGAFNPDDLESIMHELKKLDEKSLLAYWIKGEYDESDMYIELARRAKELGLSESLIETFICLSKESKEHGDTLRRIFLCNYGEEPIPPDIPPIEVAPLLDKFERAEDVFEVLKLAMESELLAKKIYEHLAEEENREELKKVYLSLAAVEKAHYERLRGEFEILKGLEEEEKSC
- the heR gene encoding heliorhodopsin HeR — translated: MYMDDRFRSLKRLNMIAGVFHLIQGVLILLLSSDFAVTVTRNYLKFDEATRNLLTVTENLFEVKLVYLIALFPFLTALAHLAVSTVLFDSYMRNLSKGINPYRWAEYSVTSSIMVVIIALLVGISDIGALILIFSINAAMIFFGYLMELLNQYTEKVNWSPFIFGSFTGIMPWVVIFMTILRSNPPGFVIWIFVSIAVFFNLFPLNMVLQYKKWGKWADYLHGEKVYIILSLVSKTILVWQVYAGTLQP
- a CDS encoding SDR family oxidoreductase, with the protein product MTTYNLGDKVAIVTGGGQGIGAAIAQLFAENGAKVVIAEIDEEAGKEREAMLRGRGLEVTFIKTDVADEESVKNMIKKTVELYGGVDILVNNAAIMSVKSIFERTLEEWERVIRVNLTGPYICSRYAAEEMIKRGGGVIINIASTRALMSEPDTEPYSASKGGLLALTHSLAISLAKYRIRVVAVSPGWIETSRWKKSKLRSEPNLRPIDHEQHPAGRVGEPMDIAHICAFLADNEKAGFITGVNFVVDGGMTVKMIYAE
- a CDS encoding Fur family transcriptional regulator, translated to MQCILKNMWNKKAVGVLREKGYKLTPQRLKLLEIIDELGPSHPSLSEVFKKIKEEFPTMSFSTLYSNVMALKELGLIEVFSVEGETRVEINTEPHVNLIENGEIVDLTDPEIIELIKEKLRKEVKLVNVLIKGG
- a CDS encoding ferritin family protein, translating into MSMSEPLVKHAYETEKKAASSYTDGLGKLRGQGLRYTKVEEVVGRIAVDTIIHKHLMEAILNAQKELEKLAGEGPVEEVKDVELSPEQKALVKRFAEMHLEIEKDMIETYQKMAEKMTHPLFKGIAEALVKNEQEHHRLLAELIARYKE